The proteins below are encoded in one region of Rana temporaria chromosome 2, aRanTem1.1, whole genome shotgun sequence:
- the LOC120928780 gene encoding uncharacterized protein LOC120928780, with product MEEGVLCRLPRRGEIGDIIRELCGKTPRVEELCNVTDPANVSEESAIEDLRDTEEGPPEITDLQLDVHTASNLLDISEDQKIASRSETHRNRPETPERFQWPQVLSSQSFSSGRHSWEVVSGESRSWIVGMCYPSIDRTQWQSVIGNNPKSWCLVRSGNRYSVIHDKEERILPGKISSNRVRIDLDYSVIHDKEERRLPGKISSNRVRIDLDYEAGQISFYELGDPTRRLHTFTASFTEPLHAALCVWEGCVATSRGANMEEVQQTSDVTGNGDLILDVDTAYNKLLISHDKKTASWSYHLLNRQNTLKRFHRPQVLSCQRFFSGQHSWEVDVGASDSWRVGMCYPSIDRSEWQSVIGNNRKSWCLVRLENGYSAIHDSHETQLPVKISGNRFRIFLDYEAGQLSFYALGEPIRHLHTFTATFTEPLHAAIWVSLGCVRISGKAILEASERTPELLEEADILLDVNSASNFVAVSDDGKRACWTYDNQNRPETPKRFHDYPQVLSSQSFDSGRHYWEVDVGPAYSWRLGMCYPSLDRVGKPGSAVGKNDKSWCLDMDGTQYSARHAGNITQLPYYISSNRIRIYLDYEAGQLSFYELRDPIRHLHTFTATFTEPLHAIVCVWEGYMRISGGGSAHVELPIN from the coding sequence ATGGAGGAGGGAGTCCTGTGCAGGCTCCCCAGGCGGGGGGAGATCGGTGATATTATCCGTGAGTTGTGCGGGAAGACACCCCGCGTTGAGGAATTATGTAACGTGACGGATCCTGCAAATGTCTCAGAGGAATCAGCCATAGAAGATTTACGTGATACCGAGGAGGGACCGCCCGAGATTACAGATCTACAACTAGACGTCCATACCGCAAGCAACCTTCTAGATATATCAGAGGACCAGAAAATAGCATCAAGGTCCGAAACGCACCGAAATCGCCCCGAGACGCCAGAAAGATTCCAGTGGCCTCAGGTCCTCAGCAGTCAGAGTTTCTCCTCGGGGCGACACTCATGGGAAGTGGTGAGTGGGGAATCCCGTAGCTGGATCGTCGGGATGTGCTACCCAAGCATAGACCGGACACAATGGCAGTCGGTGATCGGAAATAACCCAAAATCCTGGTGTTTGGTCAGGTCCGGTAATCGGTATTCAGTGATACACGACAAGGAAGAGCGAATATTACCGGGCAAGAtctccagtaacagagtcaggatCGATTTAGATTATTCAGTGATACACGACAAGGAAGAGCGAAGATTACCGGGCAAGAtctccagtaacagagtcaggatCGATTTAGATTATGAGGCCGGGCAGATCTCATTTTATGAGTTGGGTGACCCAACGCGCCGCCTACACACCTTCACGGCCTCCTTCACCgagcccctccatgctgcatTATGTGTATGGGAGGGTTGTGTGGCCACCTCTAGAGGAGCAAATATGGAAGAAGTGCAGCAAACATCGGATGTGACGGGAAATGGAGACCTAATACTAGACGTGGACACGGCTTATAACAAGCTACTTATATCGCACGATAAGAAAACTGCCTCTTGGTCGTACCATCTGCTAAATCGCCAAAATACTCTAAAGAGGTTCCATCGCCCTCAGGTACTGAGCTGCCAGAGATTCTTCTCGGGACAACACTCCTGGGAAGTAGACGTCGGAGCATCGGACAGTTGGAGAGTTGGAATGTGCTATCCCAGTATAGACAGGTCAGAATGGCAGTCGGTGATTGGAAACAACCGTAAGTCGTGGTGTTTGGTCCGGTTGGAGAACGGCTATTCGGCAATACATGACAGCCACGAGACGCAGTTGCCCGTGAAGATCTCTGGTAACCGATTCAGGATATTTCTAGATTATGAAGCCGGCCAGCTCTCTTTTTACGCCTTGGGTGAGCCAATCCGCCACTTGCACACCTTCACTGCCACCTTCACCGAGCCCCTCCATGCTGCAATATGGGTATCGTTGGGTTGCGTAAGGATATCTGGGAAAGCAATTTTAGAGGCCTCGGAGCGGACGCCGGAGCTGTTGGAGGAGGCAGACATATTGCTAGATGTGAACTCGGCCAGTAATTTTGTAGCGGTATCAGATGACGGGAAAAGGGCCTGCTGGACCTACGACAACCAAAATCGTCCCGAAACACCAAAGAGATTCCATGACTATCCACAAGTGTTAAGCAGCCAGAGCTTCGACTCGGGGCGACACTACTGGGAAGTGGATGTTGGGCCAGCCTATAGCTGGAGACTCGGCATGTGTTACCCCAGCTTAGACAGGGTGGGAAAGCCTGGGTCGGCGGTTGGAAAAAATGACAAGTCATGGTGCTTGGACATGGATGGTACTCAGTATTCGGCTAGACACGCCGGTAATATAACCCAGTTACCCTACTATATATCCAGTAACAGAATCAGGATATATCTAGATTACGAGGCCGGGCAGCTTTCGTTTTATGAGCTGCGAGACCCGATccgacacctccacaccttcactGCCACCTTCACCGAGCCCCTCCATGCCATAGTATGTGTCTGGGAGGGTTATATGAGGATATCTGGTGGAGGATCGGCACATGTGGAGTTACCTATTAACTAg